In Sphingobium sp. B2D3C, a genomic segment contains:
- a CDS encoding aminodeoxychorismate synthase component I yields the protein MNRAALPISSDAPFVLLDDARADGSGRATLFRDPVEIIRADRLVDVLPALARVEAAVKSGLHAAGYLSYAAGHAFEARLNGYVPREGDAGPLLWFGLFDAPQPIAADAVDALLPETPVTIGPIQPMISRADYDCAIGTVLDYIRAGDIYQANLTFPARVAIDGDPLAAYRAIRPRAAAGHGALLRHDGRHVLSFSPESFFTLANGMVTTRPMKGTARRDADPDRDAAAARDLASDPKQRAENLMIVDLLRNDISRVTQAGSVAVPALFHVEHYPTVHQMISVVEGRLQPQLGPADVLRALFPCGSITGAPKLRAMEIIREVERFGRGLYTGSIGHIAPDGTARFNVAIRTIVLEKDARAGIVGLGSGIVADSQPEAEWQECLDKGRFLAVEENVL from the coding sequence ATGAATCGCGCCGCCCTGCCCATATCGTCCGACGCACCCTTCGTGCTGCTCGATGATGCGCGGGCAGACGGATCCGGCAGGGCGACGCTGTTCCGCGACCCGGTCGAGATCATCCGCGCCGATCGGCTGGTCGATGTGTTGCCTGCGCTGGCGCGGGTTGAGGCGGCGGTCAAAAGCGGGCTGCACGCCGCCGGCTACCTCTCTTATGCGGCGGGCCACGCCTTCGAGGCGCGGCTGAACGGCTATGTGCCGCGCGAGGGCGATGCCGGGCCCTTGCTCTGGTTCGGCTTGTTCGACGCGCCCCAGCCCATCGCGGCGGATGCCGTGGACGCGCTGCTCCCGGAGACGCCCGTCACGATCGGCCCGATCCAGCCGATGATTTCGCGCGCCGACTATGACTGCGCCATCGGGACGGTGCTGGACTATATCCGCGCCGGTGACATCTATCAGGCGAACCTGACTTTCCCCGCGCGCGTCGCCATCGATGGCGATCCCCTCGCCGCCTATCGCGCCATCCGGCCCCGTGCCGCCGCCGGCCACGGCGCCTTGCTGCGCCATGATGGACGGCATGTCCTGTCTTTCTCGCCTGAGAGCTTCTTCACGCTGGCCAATGGCATGGTGACGACCCGGCCGATGAAAGGCACCGCGCGGCGCGATGCCGATCCGGACCGCGATGCCGCCGCCGCGCGCGACCTCGCCAGCGACCCCAAGCAGCGCGCCGAAAATCTGATGATCGTTGACCTGTTGCGCAACGACATCTCGCGCGTGACGCAGGCGGGCAGCGTCGCGGTCCCGGCGCTCTTCCATGTCGAGCATTATCCGACGGTCCATCAGATGATCTCCGTCGTCGAGGGCCGGCTGCAACCGCAACTTGGCCCGGCGGACGTGCTGCGCGCCCTCTTCCCCTGCGGATCGATCACCGGCGCCCCCAAGCTGCGCGCCATGGAGATCATCCGCGAGGTCGAACGGTTCGGGCGCGGACTCTATACGGGCAGCATCGGCCATATTGCACCGGACGGCACCGCACGGTTCAATGTCGCCATCCGCACCATCGTGTTGGAGAAGGATGCGCGGGCGGGCATCGTGGGGCTGGGCTCCGGCATCGTTGCGGACAGCCAGCCCGAGGCAGAATGGCAGGAATGCCTCGACAAGGGACGGTTTCTGGCCGTTGAGGAGAACGTGCTTTGA
- a CDS encoding NnrU family protein, producing the protein MQALIHLALAMGSFVGMHLLLSHPLRAPLVAGLGERGFLGLYTLTAFATLGWTILAFRAAPAAPLLWIAPIGLWHLGGLVMALAGVMLVGSLIGNPAMVDPTGQMTAPERARGVYAVTRHPMMWSFILWALVHATLWPSGRTLILTGGIAVLACVGALGQDRKKARLLGAPWRQWQARTSFVPFVALLSGKAEWHALWPGVVPVLGGVILWLGATWAHPLLGGPFVPPWLWIG; encoded by the coding sequence ATGCAGGCTTTGATACATCTGGCTCTGGCGATGGGGAGCTTCGTGGGCATGCACCTTCTCCTGTCCCATCCCCTTCGCGCGCCTCTGGTCGCGGGGCTGGGCGAGCGGGGCTTTCTTGGCCTCTATACCCTCACCGCCTTTGCCACGCTGGGCTGGACGATCCTCGCTTTCCGGGCCGCGCCCGCCGCGCCGCTGCTGTGGATCGCGCCCATCGGCCTGTGGCACCTTGGCGGGCTGGTGATGGCGCTCGCCGGCGTGATGCTGGTTGGCTCGCTCATCGGCAATCCCGCGATGGTCGACCCCACCGGGCAGATGACCGCGCCCGAGCGCGCCCGGGGTGTCTATGCCGTGACGCGCCACCCGATGATGTGGAGCTTCATTCTCTGGGCGCTGGTTCACGCCACGCTCTGGCCATCCGGACGGACGCTGATCCTCACGGGCGGCATCGCCGTGCTCGCTTGTGTGGGCGCGCTGGGGCAGGACCGGAAGAAGGCTCGGCTCCTGGGTGCGCCATGGCGCCAGTGGCAGGCGCGCACGAGCTTTGTGCCATTCGTCGCGCTCCTGTCCGGGAAGGCGGAGTGGCACGCGCTGTGGCCGGGCGTCGTTCCGGTGCTCGGCGGCGTCATCCTCTGGCTCGGTGCCACCTGGGCGCATCCCTTGCTGGGCGGACCGTTCGTGCCGCCTTGGCTGTGGATTGGATGA
- a CDS encoding ribose-phosphate pyrophosphokinase: MKIISGNGNMPLAQAIADYVELPLTDASVRRFADEEIFVEIHENVRGEDVFVVQSTSYPANDNLMELLIMIDALKRASARRITAVVPYFGYARQDRKPGPRTPISAKLVANLITTAGANRVLSVDLHAGQIQGFFDIPTDNLFGAPVMSADIQARFPNENLMVVSPDVGGVVRARALAKRLDNAPLAIVDKRRERAGESEVMNIIGDVKGRFCILIDDIVDSAGTLCNAAAALKNAGATDVVAYVTHGVLSGGAVARVEGSALRELVITDSILATPSVAASTKIRQLPIAPLLGEAIRRIADESSVSSLFD, translated from the coding sequence ATGAAGATCATCTCTGGCAACGGCAACATGCCGCTCGCCCAGGCGATTGCCGATTATGTGGAGCTCCCGCTCACCGATGCGAGCGTGCGGCGTTTTGCGGACGAGGAAATCTTCGTCGAGATCCACGAGAATGTGCGCGGCGAGGATGTGTTCGTCGTCCAGTCGACCAGCTATCCGGCGAACGACAATCTCATGGAACTGCTGATCATGATCGATGCGCTCAAGCGCGCCTCGGCGCGGCGCATCACGGCGGTGGTTCCCTATTTCGGCTATGCCCGGCAGGACCGCAAGCCCGGCCCGCGCACGCCGATCTCGGCCAAGCTGGTGGCGAACCTCATCACCACCGCCGGCGCCAACCGCGTTCTTTCGGTCGACCTCCATGCCGGACAGATCCAGGGCTTCTTCGATATCCCGACCGACAATCTGTTCGGCGCGCCGGTGATGTCCGCAGACATTCAGGCCCGTTTCCCGAATGAGAATCTGATGGTCGTCTCGCCGGACGTCGGCGGCGTGGTCCGTGCTCGCGCGCTGGCCAAGCGGCTCGACAATGCCCCGCTCGCCATCGTCGACAAGCGCCGCGAGCGCGCCGGCGAATCGGAAGTGATGAACATCATCGGCGACGTGAAGGGCCGCTTCTGCATCCTGATCGACGACATCGTCGATTCGGCGGGCACGCTCTGCAACGCAGCCGCCGCGCTGAAGAATGCCGGCGCGACCGACGTCGTGGCTTATGTGACGCATGGCGTGCTCTCGGGCGGCGCAGTCGCGCGGGTGGAAGGCTCGGCTCTGCGCGAGCTGGTCATCACCGATTCGATTCTCGCCACGCCCTCCGTCGCGGCCTCGACCAAGATCCGTCAGTTGCCGATTGCGCCGCTGCTCGGTGAAGCGATCCGCCGGATCGCGGACGAAAGCTCGGTCAGCTCGCTGTTCGACTGA
- a CDS encoding NAD+ synthase, whose amino-acid sequence MTASLRIAMAQLNQSMGDITGNAEAMLACRDKAREQGTDLIVYPELQLIGYPPEDLVLKPALAARAETALHRLAEATADGGPAMLVGTVIANKGLLFNCVALLDGGKVVAIRQKRELPNYGTFDEKRLFAPGPLPDPVEFRGVKLGLPICEDIWFPFVTGHLAEKGAELLISINGSPYEVAKDDFRVRGVCMERVNETGLPLLYLNRVGGQDELVFDGASFVLNADGDIAHMLPDWEEALVITQWDRGDDGRWFCKPGEVHALDAHPADIYHAMVVGLRDYVNRNRFPGVVLGLSGGIDSALSAAVAVDALGADRVWCVMMPSRFTGQESLDDAAECARLLGCRLDTIPISPAVGAFDAMLAEAFTGRTADLTEENIQSRIRGVTLMALSNKFGHMLLTTGNKSEMSVGYATIYGDMAGGYSVLKDAYKTTVFDLSRWRNAEKPSLGLGPDGPVMPERVITKPPTAELRENQKDSDSLPPYEVLDPILYGLVEQEKSVDQLAAMGFDRATVARIERLLYVAEYKRRQAPPGVKLGGRNFGRDRRYPITNAFRTA is encoded by the coding sequence ATGACAGCCTCTCTCCGGATCGCCATGGCCCAGCTCAACCAGAGCATGGGTGATATCACGGGTAATGCAGAGGCCATGCTGGCCTGCCGGGACAAAGCACGCGAGCAGGGCACGGATCTGATCGTGTATCCCGAGTTGCAGCTCATCGGCTATCCGCCCGAGGATCTGGTGCTCAAGCCCGCGCTGGCCGCACGCGCCGAGACCGCGCTGCATCGGCTTGCCGAGGCGACGGCGGATGGCGGCCCGGCGATGCTTGTCGGCACGGTCATCGCCAACAAAGGCCTGCTGTTCAATTGCGTGGCGCTGCTCGATGGCGGCAAGGTCGTCGCGATCCGCCAGAAGCGCGAGCTGCCCAACTACGGAACCTTTGATGAGAAGCGCCTGTTCGCGCCCGGGCCACTGCCCGACCCAGTCGAGTTTCGCGGCGTGAAGCTGGGTCTGCCGATCTGCGAGGACATCTGGTTCCCCTTCGTCACCGGGCATCTGGCGGAAAAGGGCGCGGAGCTGCTCATCTCGATCAACGGCAGCCCCTATGAGGTGGCCAAGGATGATTTCCGCGTCCGCGGCGTGTGCATGGAGCGCGTCAACGAGACAGGCTTGCCGCTCCTGTATCTCAACCGCGTCGGCGGGCAGGACGAGCTCGTGTTCGACGGTGCTTCCTTCGTGCTGAATGCGGATGGCGACATCGCCCATATGCTGCCGGACTGGGAGGAAGCGCTGGTCATCACTCAGTGGGACCGAGGCGACGATGGCCGGTGGTTCTGCAAGCCGGGCGAGGTGCACGCGCTCGATGCGCATCCGGCGGATATTTATCACGCGATGGTCGTGGGCCTGCGCGACTATGTGAATCGCAACCGCTTTCCCGGCGTGGTGCTGGGCCTTTCGGGCGGGATAGACAGCGCGCTTTCCGCAGCTGTGGCGGTGGATGCGCTGGGGGCGGATCGCGTCTGGTGCGTGATGATGCCGTCGCGTTTCACCGGCCAGGAAAGCCTGGACGATGCAGCGGAATGCGCGCGGCTGCTCGGCTGCCGGCTCGATACCATCCCGATTTCACCCGCTGTCGGCGCGTTCGATGCCATGTTGGCGGAGGCGTTCACCGGGCGGACCGCGGATCTGACCGAGGAGAATATCCAGTCGCGCATTCGCGGTGTGACGCTGATGGCGCTCTCCAACAAGTTCGGCCACATGCTGCTGACCACCGGCAACAAGAGCGAAATGAGCGTGGGCTATGCCACCATTTATGGCGACATGGCCGGCGGCTATTCGGTGCTCAAGGATGCCTATAAGACAACCGTGTTCGATCTCTCGCGCTGGCGCAACGCGGAGAAGCCGTCGCTTGGGCTAGGGCCGGATGGGCCGGTGATGCCGGAGCGGGTCATCACCAAGCCGCCCACCGCAGAGTTGCGCGAGAACCAGAAGGATTCGGACAGCCTGCCGCCTTATGAGGTGCTGGACCCCATCCTCTACGGCCTGGTCGAACAGGAAAAGTCGGTCGATCAGCTTGCTGCCATGGGTTTCGATCGCGCAACCGTCGCCCGCATCGAGCGGCTGCTCTATGTGGCGGAGTATAAGCGTCGTCAGGCGCCGCCGGGGGTGAAGCTGGGTGGCCGCAATTTCGGCCGCGACCGACGTTATCCCATCACCAATGCTTTCCGGACCGCCTGA
- the gltX gene encoding glutamate--tRNA ligase, whose amino-acid sequence MTVITRFAPSPTGHLHVGNIRAALHNWLWARKMGGQCLLRIDDTDTARSEERFVEGIRADLAWLGLDMDGEVRQSARFDLYEEKLAALRAAGRVYPCFESAQELDLRRKILLGRGLPPVYDRAALALSADEIAAKQAAGEQPHWRFKLDHDAPIEWVDLIRGDQHFDPRLLSDPVIRRADGSWLYMLPSVIDDIDMGVTHVLRGEDHVSNTATQLQMFAALGAPLPQFAHMALLTGAEGKLSKRLGAVGVGDLREAGVEAITISALLARLGTSDPVEPVIDMAPLVERFDFAHFGRAPARFSDEELFGLNAKIVHMLPYEAVADRLPAQIDAAAWPVVQPNLETVAGAAGWVAVLNGEIARPDLDADDRAFLAQAAEVAADIDFAADPWRTLTSALKQSSGRKGKALFLPLRLALTGVDHGPDMAALLPLIGQDRALARLRAAASS is encoded by the coding sequence ATGACCGTCATCACCCGTTTCGCGCCGTCGCCGACCGGCCATCTGCATGTTGGCAACATCCGCGCGGCGCTGCATAACTGGCTGTGGGCGCGCAAGATGGGCGGGCAGTGCCTGCTGCGCATCGATGATACCGACACCGCGCGCAGCGAAGAGCGCTTTGTCGAGGGCATCCGGGCTGATCTCGCCTGGCTCGGCCTCGATATGGACGGCGAGGTGCGCCAGTCCGCGCGGTTCGATCTCTATGAGGAGAAGTTGGCGGCTCTGCGGGCCGCCGGGCGGGTCTATCCCTGCTTTGAGTCGGCGCAGGAGCTGGACTTGCGGCGCAAGATCCTGCTCGGGCGCGGTCTGCCCCCGGTCTATGACCGTGCGGCGCTGGCGCTGAGCGCGGACGAGATCGCGGCGAAGCAGGCGGCCGGCGAGCAGCCGCACTGGCGCTTCAAGCTGGATCATGATGCGCCGATCGAATGGGTCGACCTGATCCGGGGCGACCAGCACTTCGACCCCCGGTTGCTCTCCGATCCGGTGATTCGCCGGGCCGATGGAAGCTGGCTCTACATGCTGCCCTCGGTGATCGACGATATCGACATGGGCGTCACCCATGTGCTGCGCGGCGAGGATCATGTCTCCAACACGGCCACGCAGTTGCAGATGTTTGCTGCGCTGGGCGCGCCGCTGCCCCAGTTTGCCCATATGGCCCTGCTCACCGGCGCGGAAGGGAAGCTCTCCAAGCGACTCGGCGCGGTCGGCGTTGGCGATCTGCGGGAAGCGGGGGTCGAGGCGATCACCATCAGCGCGCTGCTTGCGCGGCTCGGCACCAGCGATCCGGTGGAGCCGGTGATCGACATGGCCCCGCTGGTCGAGCGCTTCGATTTCGCGCATTTCGGGCGAGCGCCCGCCCGCTTCTCGGATGAAGAGCTGTTCGGCCTCAACGCCAAGATCGTCCACATGCTGCCCTATGAGGCGGTCGCCGATCGCCTCCCGGCGCAGATCGATGCTGCCGCATGGCCAGTCGTGCAGCCCAACCTCGAAACGGTAGCCGGGGCAGCGGGTTGGGTGGCGGTGCTCAACGGTGAGATCGCGCGGCCCGATCTCGATGCCGACGACCGCGCGTTCCTCGCCCAGGCTGCCGAGGTGGCAGCGGATATCGACTTTGCCGCCGATCCCTGGCGCACGCTGACGAGCGCCCTCAAGCAGAGCAGTGGGCGCAAGGGGAAGGCGCTTTTCCTGCCGTTGCGCCTCGCCCTGACCGGCGTGGATCACGGCCCTGACATGGCCGCCCTGCTGCCGCTGATCGGGCAGGATCGCGCGCTCGCACGGCTGCGCGCTGCCGCCAGCAGCTGA
- a CDS encoding energy transducer TonB — MSLVSSQSSYAPRTRYAARRSPGALAAAIAFNGGLIGLLIALPATHYLRPAPTPPIDVRFVPTAPLPPPVTPEPDAKVETQPARPLDTPRDPVRVDPQINLGTMTDLTTKPYPPLPDPDAGKTIVTPPAAPVIVPAQPDARFADRFRPPYPPAMQREGREGSVTVRVSIDERGRVTAVEQVRASDPAFFEAAQRHALRAWRFRPATRDGVPVASEQVLTLRFELER, encoded by the coding sequence ATGTCCCTTGTGTCGTCTCAATCATCCTATGCACCCCGGACCCGCTATGCGGCCCGGCGGTCACCGGGCGCGCTGGCAGCGGCCATTGCCTTTAATGGCGGGCTCATCGGGCTGTTGATCGCCTTGCCGGCCACACATTATCTGAGGCCCGCACCGACCCCTCCCATTGATGTACGGTTCGTGCCGACCGCTCCGTTGCCGCCGCCCGTCACACCGGAGCCGGACGCGAAAGTGGAGACTCAGCCGGCTCGCCCGCTCGATACGCCACGCGACCCGGTGAGGGTCGATCCGCAAATCAACCTCGGCACCATGACCGATTTGACGACGAAGCCCTACCCGCCTTTGCCTGACCCGGATGCCGGCAAGACCATCGTCACGCCGCCCGCTGCGCCAGTCATCGTGCCCGCTCAGCCGGATGCGCGGTTTGCTGACCGGTTTCGCCCGCCTTATCCGCCCGCCATGCAGCGCGAAGGGCGCGAGGGCAGCGTCACGGTGCGGGTCAGCATCGACGAGCGTGGACGGGTGACCGCGGTCGAGCAGGTCCGCGCGAGCGATCCGGCCTTCTTCGAGGCGGCCCAGCGCCACGCGCTGCGGGCTTGGCGTTTCCGCCCGGCCACGCGGGATGGCGTACCGGTCGCGTCCGAGCAGGTGCTCACCTTGCGCTTCGAACTGGAGCGTTAA
- a CDS encoding OmpH family outer membrane protein: protein MAIFPRPVSPRSAASDLREMFAPDRPHRWSILALSVTLTGVLLWGFAIDSRKPEQERQIIYIENWEANRPDSAIIQRQIEDFARYRVALESKQGEFQRLADSLGIDWREDAARTKREREELFDAKEKELQQKLAAALAKEGGVAGNTATATP from the coding sequence ATGGCCATTTTTCCCCGCCCGGTTTCTCCACGGAGTGCTGCGTCCGATCTGCGCGAGATGTTCGCGCCCGATCGCCCGCACCGCTGGAGCATTCTTGCGCTCTCGGTGACGCTGACTGGCGTTCTGCTCTGGGGGTTCGCGATCGACTCGCGCAAGCCGGAGCAGGAACGGCAGATCATCTACATCGAGAATTGGGAGGCCAACCGGCCGGACAGTGCGATCATCCAGCGCCAGATTGAGGATTTCGCGCGGTATCGGGTGGCGCTTGAGAGCAAGCAGGGCGAGTTTCAGCGCCTCGCCGATAGTCTCGGTATCGACTGGCGCGAAGATGCCGCGCGCACCAAGCGCGAGCGCGAAGAACTGTTCGATGCGAAGGAAAAGGAGCTGCAGCAGAAGCTTGCTGCGGCTCTGGCCAAGGAAGGCGGCGTAGCGGGCAACACCGCCACGGCAACGCCCTGA
- the ribD gene encoding bifunctional diaminohydroxyphosphoribosylaminopyrimidine deaminase/5-amino-6-(5-phosphoribosylamino)uracil reductase RibD: MAAIALSHRSRGRTAPNPNVGCTMLDAAGRVVGRGWTQPGGRPHAEAMALAMAGASARGSTAYVSLEPCAHQSARGPCCSDLLVEAGVRRVVVAAGDPDPRTNGRGIARLRDAGLIVDTLPKLAPAARAAMAGFFTRQRAGRPHVTLKLATSLDGCIALEDGTSQWITGPAARAHTHLERARHELILVGRGTLAQDQPRLDVRLPGLESRSPVRVLLSRSGAAPDDWLSIQTPAQIAGLPGDHLMVEGGAQTAGAFLAADLVDRLLLYRAPILIGRGKAALGDIGLNRLAEAHGRWRLVDARDFAPDRLEVYERVRPA, from the coding sequence ATGGCAGCCATCGCCTTGTCCCACCGTTCCCGCGGTCGCACCGCGCCCAATCCCAATGTCGGATGCACAATGCTCGATGCCGCAGGCCGCGTCGTCGGGCGAGGCTGGACGCAGCCTGGCGGCCGCCCCCATGCCGAGGCGATGGCACTGGCCATGGCCGGGGCATCGGCGCGGGGCAGCACGGCCTATGTCAGCCTGGAGCCCTGCGCGCACCAATCCGCGCGCGGCCCTTGCTGTTCGGATCTGCTGGTGGAGGCCGGCGTGCGCCGCGTCGTCGTGGCGGCAGGCGATCCCGATCCACGGACCAACGGTCGCGGCATCGCGCGCTTGCGGGACGCGGGGCTGATCGTCGATACTCTGCCAAAGCTGGCGCCCGCGGCGCGGGCCGCAATGGCTGGCTTCTTCACGCGCCAGCGGGCGGGGCGACCTCACGTGACGCTCAAGCTCGCCACTTCGCTCGATGGCTGCATTGCGCTGGAAGACGGGACGAGCCAGTGGATTACCGGTCCGGCGGCGCGGGCACATACCCATCTGGAGCGGGCGCGGCACGAGCTGATCCTGGTTGGGCGCGGCACGCTCGCACAGGATCAGCCCCGGCTGGACGTGCGCCTGCCCGGGCTGGAGTCGCGTTCGCCCGTCCGGGTGCTCCTAAGTCGCAGCGGTGCGGCGCCGGATGATTGGCTTTCGATCCAGACGCCGGCTCAAATTGCGGGCCTTCCCGGCGATCATCTGATGGTCGAGGGCGGCGCTCAGACGGCTGGCGCCTTTCTTGCGGCCGATCTGGTTGATCGTCTGCTGCTGTATCGCGCGCCGATCCTCATCGGGCGCGGCAAGGCGGCGCTGGGCGACATCGGGCTCAATCGTCTGGCCGAGGCCCACGGTCGCTGGCGGCTGGTCGACGCGCGCGATTTCGCGCCAGACCGGCTGGAGGTTTACGAACGCGTGCGGCCCGCATAG
- a CDS encoding riboflavin synthase gives MFTGIITDIGTIQSAQQRGDLRLVIGCHYDMEGVDIGASIACSGVCLTVVDKGADWFAVDLSAETVSRTAQGAWAEGRLLNLERALKLGDELGGHIVTGHVDGIGEVADITAEGDSHRVTVRLPADLAPYVAAKGSITVDGVSLTVNSVEDGPEGSTFGLNIIPHTWSVTTFGQLAPGQPVNLEIDVLARYLARMKDHQARN, from the coding sequence ATGTTTACCGGCATCATCACCGACATCGGCACCATCCAGAGCGCGCAGCAGCGCGGCGACCTGCGTCTGGTCATCGGCTGCCATTACGACATGGAGGGCGTGGATATCGGCGCTTCCATCGCCTGTTCCGGCGTGTGCCTCACCGTGGTGGACAAGGGCGCCGACTGGTTCGCGGTCGATCTGTCTGCCGAGACCGTCTCGCGCACCGCGCAGGGCGCCTGGGCAGAAGGGCGGTTGCTCAATCTGGAGCGCGCGCTCAAGCTCGGGGACGAGCTGGGCGGGCACATCGTCACGGGTCATGTCGATGGCATCGGCGAAGTCGCAGACATCACAGCCGAAGGTGATTCGCACCGGGTCACCGTGCGGCTTCCGGCCGATCTTGCCCCCTATGTCGCGGCCAAGGGGTCGATCACGGTCGATGGCGTATCGCTGACCGTGAATTCCGTGGAAGACGGTCCGGAGGGTTCGACCTTCGGCCTCAACATCATTCCGCACACTTGGTCGGTGACGACCTTCGGCCAGCTCGCACCGGGCCAGCCGGTCAATCTGGAAATCGACGTGCTGGCCCGATATCTGGCGCGCATGAAGGATCATCAGGCCCGCAACTAA
- the ribB gene encoding 3,4-dihydroxy-2-butanone-4-phosphate synthase, which translates to MSSELIENVRKLVRDGILSRSGLARAAGLHANSLRRLDEADWNPTADTLGKLESYLLARAHGTALASAEEIINEARNGRMFILVDDEDRENEGDLVIPAQMATPDAINFMATHGRGLICLALTRQRVETLGLNLMSASNGTRHETAFTVSIEAREGVTTGISAADRARTVAVAIDASKGRESIVTPGHVFPLIARDGGVLVRTGHTEAAVDVSRLAGLNPSGVICEIMKDDGTMARLDDLIPFAQKHRLKIGTIRDLIAYRRRNDHMLERRAEATFTSRWGGEWRAVTFFNRATESEQVALIKGHVTPEQPTLVRMHQVSVFTDIFGEEGPRASLLSRAMEMIAEAGAGVIVVINRPSEDRFSRQMKIRTGEASPAGMDELRDYGVGAQILADLGVHDMILLTNSHHNLIALDGYDLAVVEERAITGV; encoded by the coding sequence ATGAGCAGCGAATTGATCGAAAACGTCCGTAAGCTGGTGCGGGATGGCATTCTGTCCCGCTCCGGTCTCGCCCGTGCCGCCGGGCTCCACGCCAACAGCCTGCGCCGGCTGGATGAAGCCGACTGGAATCCCACCGCCGACACACTGGGCAAGCTGGAAAGCTATCTGCTTGCCCGCGCGCACGGGACGGCCTTGGCTAGCGCCGAGGAGATCATTAACGAGGCGCGCAATGGCCGGATGTTCATTCTAGTCGACGACGAAGATCGCGAGAATGAGGGCGATCTGGTCATCCCTGCGCAGATGGCGACCCCGGATGCAATCAACTTCATGGCCACGCACGGCCGCGGCCTCATCTGTCTGGCGCTGACCCGTCAGCGCGTCGAAACGCTGGGCCTTAACCTGATGAGCGCCAGCAACGGCACCCGGCATGAGACGGCTTTCACGGTATCGATCGAGGCCCGCGAGGGCGTGACCACCGGGATCTCCGCAGCCGATCGTGCACGGACCGTCGCCGTCGCCATCGATGCCTCCAAGGGGCGCGAGTCTATCGTGACCCCGGGGCATGTCTTCCCGCTGATCGCGCGCGACGGCGGTGTGCTCGTGCGCACCGGCCATACCGAGGCGGCCGTGGACGTCTCGCGGCTGGCGGGGCTCAATCCCTCCGGCGTGATCTGCGAGATCATGAAGGACGACGGGACCATGGCCCGCCTCGATGATCTCATCCCCTTCGCGCAGAAGCATCGCCTCAAGATCGGCACCATTCGCGATCTCATCGCCTATCGCCGCCGCAACGATCACATGCTGGAGCGGCGCGCAGAAGCCACGTTCACCAGCCGCTGGGGCGGCGAGTGGCGCGCGGTGACCTTCTTCAATCGGGCGACCGAGTCCGAACAGGTTGCGCTCATCAAGGGGCATGTCACGCCCGAGCAGCCGACGCTCGTGCGCATGCATCAGGTGTCTGTCTTCACCGATATTTTCGGGGAAGAAGGGCCGCGCGCCAGCCTGCTCTCCCGCGCGATGGAAATGATCGCCGAGGCAGGGGCCGGCGTCATCGTCGTCATCAATCGCCCGAGCGAAGACCGGTTCAGCCGGCAGATGAAGATCCGTACCGGTGAGGCGAGCCCTGCCGGCATGGATGAGCTGCGCGATTATGGCGTTGGCGCGCAAATCCTGGCCGATCTCGGCGTGCATGACATGATCCTGCTCACCAACAGCCACCACAATCTGATCGCGCTGGATGGCTATGATCTGGCGGTTGTCGAGGAGCGGGCGATCACGGGCGTCTGA